In Agarivorans gilvus, one genomic interval encodes:
- a CDS encoding gamma-glutamyl-gamma-aminobutyrate hydrolase family protein: MSQGAKQPLIGVITCHKPQGLYQVQTVNEFYLNVIADFGAAPIILPHQLQGESLHAVLSQLDGVLLTGSHSNVEPRLYGATHDEPRLDPGRDQLAFAIVAYAKQHGLPVLGICRGFQEMNVALGGSLHHKVYQLGGCVEHREPESDDFALKYAEQHSLKLEPFSWLGQWLDSDSIMVNSLHNQGVNRLAEGLVVEAKAEDGLVEAYRLQDHPFFYAVQWHPEWQASAKPVSQAIFSHFVAAAAAHAS, encoded by the coding sequence ATGTCTCAGGGTGCAAAGCAACCATTAATTGGGGTGATTACTTGCCACAAGCCGCAAGGGCTTTATCAGGTACAAACGGTTAATGAGTTTTACCTGAATGTGATAGCAGACTTTGGGGCGGCCCCAATTATCTTGCCTCACCAGCTGCAAGGCGAAAGCCTACACGCGGTACTCTCGCAACTCGATGGCGTATTATTAACCGGTAGCCATTCTAACGTAGAGCCCCGCCTATATGGGGCCACCCATGATGAGCCGCGCTTAGACCCAGGCCGCGACCAACTGGCTTTTGCCATTGTGGCTTATGCCAAGCAGCATGGTCTGCCGGTGTTAGGTATTTGCCGTGGTTTTCAGGAAATGAACGTTGCTCTGGGTGGCAGTTTGCATCACAAGGTTTATCAACTGGGTGGCTGCGTTGAACACCGCGAGCCAGAGAGCGACGACTTTGCGCTTAAATATGCCGAGCAGCATAGCCTAAAACTAGAACCCTTTAGCTGGCTAGGGCAATGGCTAGACAGCGACAGCATTATGGTTAATTCACTGCATAACCAAGGCGTCAATCGGCTTGCCGAAGGTTTAGTGGTAGAAGCGAAAGCGGAAGATGGCTTAGTGGAAGCCTACCGCCTGCAAGATCATCCCTTCTTTTATGCCGTGCAATGGCATCCTGAATGGCAGGCTAGCGCCAAGCCGGTTTCTCAGGCGATATTTAGTCATTTTGTGGCCGCTGCTGCGGCGCATGCTAGCTAA
- the rhlB gene encoding ATP-dependent RNA helicase RhlB, with product MSKTHLTELRFADLGLQDKVLEALEQHGYHNCTPIQAQSLPILTKGKDIAGQAQTGTGKTLAFLVATFNHLLVSAEPETRQQNQPRAIILAPTRELAIQIHNDARLLAKATGLKLGLVYGGEGYASQRASLDEGVDILIGTTGRMIDYFKQGAFSLNAIQAMVLDEADRMFDLGFIKDIRYLMRRMPEPKARLNMLFSATLSFKVKELAFEHMNEPEHVIVEPEQMTAARIKEELFYPSNEDKMALLQTLIEEEWPERAIIFANTKHRCEDIWGHLVADQHRVGLLTGDIPQRKRVKILEQFTQGDLDILVATDVAARGLHIPEVTHVFNYDLPDDAEDYVHRIGRTGRAGASGHAISLACEEYVFNLPAIEEYIKHTVPVSQYDSEALLRDLPKAQRIHRAKTNSGRSGKRGNSRSNSGQSNRRPRH from the coding sequence ATGAGCAAAACACATTTAACAGAACTTCGATTCGCCGACTTAGGACTGCAGGATAAGGTATTAGAAGCCTTAGAGCAGCACGGCTATCACAATTGCACCCCGATCCAAGCGCAAAGCTTGCCCATCTTAACTAAAGGTAAAGATATTGCAGGCCAGGCGCAGACCGGTACGGGGAAAACTTTAGCCTTTTTAGTGGCCACGTTTAATCACCTGTTGGTATCAGCAGAGCCCGAAACGCGCCAACAAAACCAACCTCGCGCCATTATCCTTGCGCCCACTCGCGAGCTGGCGATTCAAATCCATAACGATGCCCGTTTATTAGCCAAAGCAACCGGCTTAAAACTAGGTCTGGTGTATGGCGGCGAAGGTTATGCCAGCCAACGAGCCAGCTTAGACGAAGGCGTCGATATTCTGATCGGTACTACCGGCCGAATGATCGACTACTTCAAGCAGGGTGCATTTAGTCTAAACGCGATTCAAGCCATGGTGCTAGATGAAGCCGACCGCATGTTCGATCTGGGCTTTATTAAAGACATTCGCTACTTAATGCGGCGCATGCCCGAGCCCAAAGCCCGTTTAAACATGCTGTTTTCCGCTACTCTTTCGTTCAAAGTGAAAGAATTGGCCTTTGAGCACATGAACGAGCCAGAGCATGTAATTGTTGAACCAGAGCAAATGACCGCGGCGCGCATTAAAGAAGAGCTGTTTTACCCTTCAAACGAAGACAAAATGGCTTTATTGCAAACTCTAATAGAAGAAGAGTGGCCAGAACGTGCCATTATTTTCGCCAATACCAAACACCGCTGTGAAGATATTTGGGGACATTTGGTCGCCGACCAACATCGCGTAGGCCTGTTAACCGGTGACATACCGCAACGCAAACGGGTAAAAATCCTAGAACAGTTCACTCAGGGAGACTTGGACATTCTAGTGGCCACCGACGTTGCTGCGCGCGGCTTGCATATTCCAGAAGTCACCCATGTATTTAACTATGACCTGCCCGATGACGCAGAAGACTACGTGCATCGCATTGGTCGAACCGGTCGCGCAGGGGCCAGTGGTCATGCTATCAGCTTAGCCTGTGAAGAGTATGTGTTTAATCTGCCAGCTATTGAAGAGTATATTAAGCACACGGTTCCGGTGAGCCAATACGATAGCGAAGCCTTACTACGTGACTTGCCTAAAGCGCAACGCATCCATCGTGCTAAAACTAATAGCGGTCGTAGTGGCAAACGGGGTAACAGCCGCTCTAATAGTGGCCAGTCAAATCGGCGCCCGCGTCACTAA
- a CDS encoding substrate-binding domain-containing protein, whose protein sequence is MATIKDVAAAAGVSVATVSRVVNNGPKVSAKNRKLVKQVMLDLGYRPNANARALVTQSNRTLGLVFSELTDPFFATLAGGVEKIARSNNIQLLISNGLVSAETEQRAIETLLEQRCEAIVVHSKALSDQTLLDYAEAVPGLVLINRYIPAIAHRCVWLDNQAGGEAAARHLLSLGHRNIACITSNYDIEDPRLRLNGIQSALQQQGLPFDEQAIASAEPNEIGGEQAAQNLLARGLNFTALIVYNDAMASGVITVLCDNGYRVPEDVSVVGFDDVLLSRYLRPKLTTMRYPIEMMAMEAAEMALKLANQEPVASLHKYLPTLVKRDSVAPPKA, encoded by the coding sequence ATGGCCACTATAAAAGACGTCGCTGCCGCCGCCGGCGTATCCGTTGCCACGGTTTCGCGAGTGGTCAACAATGGTCCTAAAGTGAGTGCCAAAAACCGTAAACTGGTTAAGCAGGTTATGCTGGATTTAGGCTATCGCCCCAATGCCAATGCCCGCGCCTTAGTAACTCAAAGCAACCGCACCCTTGGACTGGTATTTAGTGAACTCACCGATCCGTTTTTTGCCACCTTGGCCGGTGGGGTCGAAAAGATAGCGCGGAGCAACAATATTCAACTGTTGATCAGTAACGGGCTGGTGAGTGCCGAAACCGAACAACGGGCCATTGAAACCCTATTAGAGCAGCGCTGCGAAGCCATCGTTGTGCACTCTAAGGCCTTAAGTGACCAAACTCTGCTAGATTACGCCGAAGCCGTACCCGGTTTGGTATTAATCAACCGTTATATTCCAGCCATCGCCCATCGTTGCGTATGGTTAGACAACCAAGCCGGCGGAGAAGCCGCCGCCCGCCACTTATTATCTCTGGGCCACCGCAACATTGCTTGCATCACCAGCAACTACGATATTGAAGATCCGCGCTTACGCTTAAACGGCATCCAAAGCGCCCTACAGCAACAGGGCTTACCTTTTGATGAGCAAGCCATCGCCAGTGCCGAACCCAATGAAATTGGTGGAGAGCAAGCCGCGCAGAATCTATTGGCTCGAGGTCTTAATTTTACCGCACTCATCGTCTATAACGATGCCATGGCTTCAGGGGTCATTACGGTACTCTGCGACAACGGTTACCGGGTTCCCGAGGATGTTTCGGTGGTAGGTTTCGATGATGTATTATTGTCGCGCTATTTACGCCCCAAACTCACCACCATGCGCTATCCGATTGAAATGATGGCGATGGAAGCCGCCGAGATGGCGCTAAAGTTGGCTAACCAAGAGCCGGTGGCAAGTTTGCATAAATACCTTCCCACCCTAGTGAAGCGCGACTCAGTCGCGCCCCCCAAGGCCTAG
- the gppA gene encoding guanosine-5'-triphosphate,3'-diphosphate diphosphatase has translation MSKECPFYAAIDLGSNSFHMLIVRELSGSIQTIAKVKRKVRLAAGLGADDTLDNAAMVRGWQCLSLFAEQLRDIPDEQIKIVATATLRRASNAREFLAQAEKILGHKIRIISGETEAKIIYRGVAHTSSGSGKRLVIDIGGASTELVIGEQSEALLLNSLDLGCVTWLKRFFQEQLSQANFDAAIAAAQQVINPVISDYRRLGWQSSVGASGTIQALSEVITAQGMDERITYQKLKTIQQQVIACGHLEHLNIVGLEEERKPVFASGLAILIALFESLQIKSLTLAGGALREGLVYSLLSQEETSSVRTRTADSFVKRHRIDRPHAQRVASCALAMAKQLTPSLSNRALSLLKWAAMFHEVGLNIEFKRAPQHAAYIIDHSDLPGFTSAQKHLVSNLLLNQRGEWQAPLLEQQHALPTSEAQILARLLRIAIIVCMRRTEDSVPKITLLQTGLDWRLCFPPTWNEQHPLRAAELELEAEVQRQAGYPLEIIEALC, from the coding sequence GTGTCTAAAGAATGCCCCTTCTATGCCGCCATTGATTTAGGCTCCAACAGCTTCCACATGTTAATCGTGCGGGAGCTAAGTGGCAGCATACAAACCATCGCCAAGGTAAAACGCAAAGTACGCTTGGCGGCGGGTTTGGGGGCTGACGATACGCTAGATAATGCCGCCATGGTTCGAGGCTGGCAATGCCTAAGCCTGTTTGCTGAGCAACTGCGCGACATTCCCGACGAACAAATCAAAATTGTGGCCACCGCGACACTGCGCCGAGCCAGTAATGCCAGAGAGTTTCTCGCTCAAGCTGAAAAGATCCTAGGCCACAAAATACGCATCATTAGTGGCGAAACCGAAGCCAAAATCATTTATCGCGGCGTAGCCCATACCAGTAGTGGTAGTGGTAAGCGTCTGGTTATTGATATTGGTGGAGCCAGCACCGAACTAGTCATTGGTGAGCAAAGCGAAGCCCTGCTGCTGAATAGTTTAGACCTTGGCTGTGTGACTTGGTTGAAGCGCTTTTTCCAAGAGCAGCTTAGCCAAGCTAACTTTGATGCGGCCATTGCCGCCGCTCAGCAAGTCATTAACCCGGTTATCAGTGATTATCGCAGGCTTGGTTGGCAAAGCAGTGTGGGTGCCTCCGGCACCATTCAAGCCTTATCTGAAGTGATTACCGCCCAAGGCATGGATGAACGCATCACCTACCAGAAACTGAAAACCATTCAACAACAGGTAATTGCTTGTGGCCATCTCGAACATCTGAATATTGTTGGTTTAGAGGAAGAACGCAAACCCGTATTTGCCTCTGGCCTAGCGATCTTAATCGCCTTATTTGAAAGCCTACAGATTAAATCGCTAACCCTTGCCGGTGGCGCGCTACGCGAAGGCTTGGTCTACAGCCTGCTGAGCCAAGAAGAAACCAGTAGTGTTCGCACTCGCACTGCTGATAGCTTTGTAAAACGCCATAGAATAGACCGCCCACATGCCCAACGGGTGGCTAGTTGCGCTTTGGCTATGGCCAAGCAGCTGACTCCGAGTTTGAGTAACCGAGCTTTAAGCCTATTAAAGTGGGCCGCCATGTTCCATGAAGTGGGCTTAAATATCGAATTTAAACGTGCGCCTCAGCACGCTGCTTACATCATTGACCATTCCGATTTACCCGGCTTTACTAGCGCACAAAAGCATCTGGTTTCCAACTTATTACTTAACCAACGCGGCGAGTGGCAAGCACCATTATTAGAGCAGCAACACGCCTTACCCACCAGTGAAGCACAAATTTTAGCGCGCTTATTGCGCATTGCGATTATCGTATGCATGCGCCGCACCGAAGACAGCGTGCCTAAGATTACCTTATTGCAAACAGGCTTAGATTGGCGTCTATGTTTTCCGCCCACTTGGAATGAACAACATCCGCTGCGCGCAGCAGAACTGGAATTAGAAGCTGAAGTGCAACGCCAAGCCGGTTACCCGCTAGAGATCATCGAAGCCCTCTGTTAA
- the hemB gene encoding porphobilinogen synthase, with the protein MSVSRAFPATRMRRIRRFDFSRRLASENQLSVDDLIYPMFVIEGENKTEKVASMPGVQRFSIDLLVKEAEHLVALGVPMVALFPVTPSEHKSLLAEQAYAEDALAQRAVRALKQAFPQLGVMTDVALDPFTTHGQDGIIDAQGYVQNDVTTEVLVKQALSHAAAGADVVAPSDMMDGRIAAIREALEEAGYHNTMIMAYSAKYASHYYGPFRDAVGSSANLKGGDKKTYQMDPANGQEALHEVALDIEEGADMVMVKPGMPYLDVVRQVKDTFAVPTFAYQVSGEYAMHKAAIENGWLAERPVVMESLLAFKRAGADGILTYFAKDVAQWLAE; encoded by the coding sequence GTGAGCGTATCAAGAGCTTTTCCTGCCACCCGTATGCGTCGTATTCGTCGTTTTGATTTTTCTCGTCGTTTAGCTAGTGAAAACCAGCTTTCGGTAGATGATTTGATTTATCCAATGTTTGTGATTGAGGGCGAGAATAAAACCGAAAAGGTGGCCTCTATGCCGGGGGTTCAGCGCTTTAGTATCGACCTACTAGTTAAAGAAGCGGAGCACTTAGTGGCCTTGGGCGTGCCAATGGTGGCCTTATTTCCAGTGACGCCGAGTGAACATAAATCATTGCTGGCCGAGCAAGCCTATGCTGAAGACGCCTTGGCGCAACGAGCGGTGCGTGCCTTGAAGCAGGCCTTTCCTCAGTTAGGAGTGATGACCGACGTCGCTTTAGATCCTTTCACCACGCATGGTCAAGATGGCATCATTGATGCCCAAGGTTACGTACAAAATGATGTGACCACCGAAGTATTGGTGAAGCAGGCACTATCACATGCTGCCGCTGGCGCCGATGTGGTAGCACCTTCCGATATGATGGATGGACGCATTGCGGCGATCCGCGAAGCGCTAGAAGAGGCTGGGTACCATAACACCATGATTATGGCTTACTCGGCAAAATATGCTTCTCATTACTACGGCCCATTTCGCGATGCGGTTGGCAGCTCGGCTAATTTGAAAGGCGGTGATAAGAAGACTTATCAGATGGATCCGGCCAATGGCCAGGAAGCCTTGCATGAAGTGGCGCTAGATATTGAAGAGGGCGCCGATATGGTGATGGTAAAACCCGGCATGCCGTATTTAGACGTTGTTCGCCAGGTTAAAGATACCTTTGCCGTACCTACTTTCGCTTATCAGGTGAGTGGTGAATATGCCATGCATAAAGCGGCCATTGAAAATGGTTGGTTGGCTGAACGCCCTGTGGTGATGGAGTCTTTGTTAGCCTTTAAACGCGCCGGTGCCGACGGCATTCTGACTTATTTCGCCAAAGATGTGGCTCAATGGTTAGCCGAATAA
- a CDS encoding DUF2914 domain-containing protein, whose product MPEPSENAAAPMSNDAADLISSTSGPQNNQHKVPPSASPNTNNAAQPINSETRADTLPPVKSSPLSSMSLREENNKEETPAAPKPTEPASTASNTQTTHDQPAASLSKPAESAPATSDLASITKEPSQHSWFNQQLVRAQLTSNIKQREPQDELEGLDLSQLNKLYLFIELRQMQRQTVEVHWYKQQQLQASVELAIGGPRWRTYASKQFDKRSRGQWRVAIFHQQQLIFEQYFKVQ is encoded by the coding sequence ATGCCCGAGCCGTCTGAGAACGCAGCGGCGCCGATGTCTAACGATGCGGCAGATTTGATAAGCAGTACTAGCGGCCCTCAAAACAATCAGCACAAAGTGCCGCCCAGCGCCTCGCCCAACACCAATAATGCAGCGCAACCAATTAACAGCGAGACCCGTGCTGACACTCTACCACCAGTAAAATCCAGCCCACTGAGTAGCATGAGTCTGCGCGAAGAGAACAACAAGGAAGAGACTCCAGCTGCGCCTAAGCCAACCGAACCAGCCAGTACCGCCAGCAATACGCAAACAACTCATGACCAGCCAGCGGCTAGCTTAAGCAAGCCAGCAGAGTCAGCACCCGCCACCAGCGACCTTGCCAGTATTACCAAGGAACCCAGCCAACATTCGTGGTTCAACCAACAACTGGTGCGGGCGCAGCTAACATCCAACATTAAACAGCGAGAACCACAGGATGAGCTTGAAGGCCTAGACTTAAGCCAGCTTAACAAGCTGTATTTATTTATTGAGTTAAGGCAAATGCAAAGGCAAACGGTAGAGGTACACTGGTATAAACAACAACAGCTACAAGCCTCTGTTGAACTGGCGATAGGCGGTCCACGTTGGCGTACTTATGCTAGCAAACAGTTTGATAAGCGCAGCCGTGGTCAATGGCGAGTCGCCATTTTTCACCAGCAACAATTAATTTTCGAGCAATACTTTAAAGTGCAATAG
- the purE gene encoding 5-(carboxyamino)imidazole ribonucleotide mutase, translating into MPQPQVAIVMGSKSDWPTMENAAEVLQQLGVEFEVEVVSAHRTPDKLMSFSAGAAERGIKVIIGGAGGAAHLPGMIASKTRLPVLGVPVQSKALNGMDSLLSIAQMPKGVAVGTLAIGTAGAYNAGLFAAQILATNDVQLAERIEAFRLAQTESVLAHPDPRVAE; encoded by the coding sequence ATGCCACAACCACAAGTTGCCATCGTGATGGGTTCAAAAAGTGATTGGCCCACCATGGAAAACGCCGCCGAAGTACTACAACAACTTGGCGTAGAATTTGAGGTTGAGGTTGTTAGCGCCCACCGCACTCCCGACAAATTAATGAGCTTTTCCGCAGGTGCAGCAGAGCGTGGCATTAAAGTCATTATTGGCGGCGCAGGCGGCGCAGCTCACCTACCTGGAATGATCGCATCTAAAACCCGTTTGCCAGTATTAGGTGTGCCAGTACAAAGCAAAGCGCTAAACGGCATGGACAGCTTGCTTTCTATCGCTCAAATGCCCAAAGGCGTGGCGGTTGGCACCTTAGCAATAGGCACAGCAGGAGCCTACAACGCGGGCCTATTTGCTGCGCAAATTCTTGCCACCAACGATGTTCAATTAGCCGAGCGCATCGAAGCCTTCCGCTTAGCTCAAACTGAGTCGGTATTAGCCCATCCTGACCCACGAGTGGCTGAGTAA
- the rho gene encoding transcription termination factor Rho, whose product MNLTELKNTPVHELITLGESMGLENLARLRKQDIIFSILKAHAKSGEAIFGHGVLEILQDGFGFLRSADSSYLAGPDDIYVSPSQIRRFNLRTGDTVEGKIRPPKEGERYFALLKIGQVNHDKPENSRNKILFENLTPLHANDRLRMERGNGSTEDITARVLDLASPIGKGQRGLIVAPPKAGKTMLLQNIAQNVAFNHPECELIVLLIDERPEEVTEMQRLVRGEVIASTFDEPASRHVQVAEMVIEKAKRLVEHKKDVIILLDSITRLARAYNTVIPSSGKVLTGGVDANALHRPKRFFGAARNVEEGGSLTIIATALVDTGSKMDEVIYEEFKGTGNMELHLSRKIAEKRVYPAIDINRSGTRREELLTAADELQKMWILRKIVHPMDETGAMEFLIDKLAMTKTNDEFFDAMKAQKK is encoded by the coding sequence ATGAATTTAACTGAGCTAAAAAATACCCCTGTCCATGAACTGATTACGCTAGGCGAATCAATGGGCTTAGAAAACCTGGCCCGATTACGTAAGCAAGACATTATCTTCTCGATCCTAAAGGCTCACGCGAAAAGCGGCGAAGCGATTTTTGGTCATGGTGTACTGGAGATTTTGCAAGACGGCTTCGGCTTTTTACGCAGCGCCGACAGCTCCTACTTAGCTGGTCCTGATGATATTTATGTTTCTCCTAGTCAAATCCGTCGCTTTAATCTGCGTACTGGTGACACGGTAGAGGGTAAGATTCGTCCACCTAAAGAAGGCGAACGTTACTTTGCCTTGCTGAAAATTGGCCAAGTCAATCACGACAAACCTGAAAACTCCCGCAATAAAATATTATTTGAAAACTTAACCCCGCTACATGCTAACGACCGTTTAAGAATGGAGCGTGGTAATGGTTCTACTGAAGATATTACTGCCCGAGTACTGGATTTAGCCTCACCGATTGGTAAAGGACAACGTGGTTTGATCGTTGCTCCACCGAAAGCCGGTAAAACCATGTTGCTGCAAAACATTGCGCAGAACGTGGCATTTAATCACCCAGAATGTGAATTGATCGTATTACTGATCGATGAACGTCCGGAAGAAGTGACAGAAATGCAACGTTTGGTGCGTGGTGAAGTGATTGCTTCTACCTTTGATGAACCAGCCAGCCGTCACGTACAAGTGGCTGAAATGGTAATCGAGAAAGCCAAACGCTTAGTTGAACACAAGAAAGACGTAATTATTCTTCTGGACTCAATTACTCGTCTTGCTCGTGCATACAATACGGTGATTCCTTCTTCTGGCAAAGTACTGACTGGTGGTGTTGACGCTAATGCCTTGCATCGTCCAAAACGTTTCTTCGGTGCTGCGCGTAACGTCGAAGAAGGTGGCAGCTTAACTATTATTGCTACCGCTTTGGTTGATACCGGTTCTAAGATGGATGAAGTGATTTACGAAGAGTTTAAAGGCACCGGTAACATGGAATTGCACTTAAGCCGTAAAATCGCTGAAAAACGGGTTTATCCTGCTATCGATATCAACCGTTCTGGTACTCGTCGTGAAGAGCTATTAACGGCTGCTGATGAGCTACAGAAAATGTGGATTTTGCGTAAAATTGTTCATCCAATGGATGAAACTGGCGCGATGGAGTTCTTAATTGATAAATTGGCTATGACCAAAACCAATGATGAATTCTTCGACGCGATGAAAGCGCAGAAGAAGTAA
- a CDS encoding DMT family transporter, translating to MSYEWLALLAACLWAGTSLISVTPSRHLGAFAYSRWRMGLVSFMLISASLYNNQWQYISLQQASWFALSGFVGVFVGDTALFACMNRFGPRRASLLFACHAAFSALFGVWLFNEQLLGWSLLGAACLFGGVLLAVSFGRRAEQHSWESITGPVYVGLALGLAAALCQSIGTVMLKPLMSQPEYSQIDPVAGSAIRMLSAFIAHWLFWLSGHKLARAQRPLNRRLFVMIASNGFLAMAVGMTLMLFALRYGDVSVVALLSSTSPVLVLPLLWLVTKQAPTRSAWFSAGLVVIGSGLLIFS from the coding sequence TTGAGCTACGAATGGCTTGCCTTGTTGGCCGCCTGCCTTTGGGCTGGCACCAGCTTAATTTCGGTCACTCCCAGTCGCCACTTAGGCGCCTTTGCCTATAGCCGTTGGCGCATGGGCTTGGTGAGTTTTATGCTGATTAGCGCCAGCTTATACAACAACCAGTGGCAATACATTAGTTTGCAGCAAGCCAGCTGGTTCGCTCTATCCGGTTTTGTCGGGGTATTTGTTGGCGATACTGCATTATTCGCTTGTATGAATCGCTTTGGGCCACGCCGAGCCAGCTTACTGTTTGCCTGTCATGCGGCCTTCTCAGCCTTGTTTGGGGTATGGCTATTCAATGAACAATTACTGGGCTGGTCCTTGTTAGGCGCAGCTTGCTTATTTGGCGGGGTATTACTGGCGGTAAGCTTTGGTCGACGCGCCGAACAACACAGTTGGGAGAGTATTACCGGTCCAGTGTACGTGGGCTTGGCCTTGGGTCTCGCCGCGGCGCTGTGTCAAAGCATCGGCACGGTGATGCTAAAACCACTGATGAGTCAGCCAGAATATAGCCAAATTGATCCGGTAGCAGGCTCGGCTATCCGTATGCTCAGCGCATTCATCGCCCATTGGCTGTTTTGGCTCAGTGGCCATAAGCTAGCGCGAGCGCAACGCCCGCTCAACCGTCGCTTATTTGTGATGATCGCCAGCAATGGTTTTTTGGCTATGGCCGTGGGCATGACCTTGATGCTATTTGCGCTGCGTTACGGCGACGTATCGGTAGTGGCCTTGTTATCTTCCACCTCTCCAGTACTCGTGCTACCGCTGCTGTGGCTGGTCACCAAACAAGCCCCCACTCGCTCGGCGTGGTTTAGCGCCGGCCTAGTTGTCATTGGCAGTGGCTTATTGATCTTTTCCTAG
- the trxA gene encoding thioredoxin TrxA, which translates to MSEKLVQLSDDSFEADVVNASTPVLVDFWAEWCGPCKMIAPILDEVADEYQGKVVVGKLNIDQNPATPPKFGIRGIPTLLLFKDGKVAATKVGALSKAQLTAFLDENL; encoded by the coding sequence ATGAGCGAAAAATTAGTTCAGCTAAGTGATGACAGCTTTGAAGCTGATGTAGTAAATGCTAGCACCCCTGTGCTTGTTGATTTCTGGGCAGAGTGGTGTGGCCCATGTAAGATGATCGCGCCGATCCTTGACGAAGTGGCTGACGAGTATCAAGGTAAAGTGGTTGTGGGTAAGTTAAACATCGATCAAAACCCTGCTACTCCACCTAAATTTGGTATTCGTGGTATCCCTACTTTATTGTTGTTTAAAGACGGCAAAGTGGCTGCTACCAAGGTTGGAGCTTTATCAAAAGCGCAACTTACTGCGTTTTTAGACGAGAACCTATAG
- a CDS encoding GGDEF domain-containing protein, whose product MLHKILNIGTDKGNRHSVRMTNLFIVLGLPLLLLNVVIQGLEHQITAPEFWLINGLIMLAFCATTLLNYLGHNDLAKAWILVMFVIDISIASTRWFGIESLMFFHLIVVYPVAFLLWQDKPILRRSILVFITLMFLGIFYWPNEPMFPSSIQQKYSTMAMVFINCAILLSIIAKLFSNDTLRAHQELAKQASIDPLTNILNRRELERQLDIQQQELNSIAVMLFDVDNFKAINDRYGHLVGDEALKHLVACISKQLPPNTLFARFGGDEFCILWPNCQRDIAQHFAQQLVEQVAAHPLSLAQHSLNISVSMGLAFETQRKDLSRLLIDADDAMYAAKRCGRNMLVSHWSKPNPPTSP is encoded by the coding sequence TTGCTTCATAAAATTCTCAACATTGGGACAGACAAAGGCAATCGTCATAGCGTTCGTATGACCAACCTTTTCATCGTTCTTGGTCTGCCTTTGTTATTGTTGAACGTGGTAATACAAGGTCTAGAACACCAGATCACCGCCCCAGAATTTTGGCTAATCAATGGCTTAATTATGCTGGCCTTCTGTGCCACCACGCTGCTCAACTATTTAGGGCACAACGACTTAGCCAAAGCTTGGATCTTAGTGATGTTTGTTATCGATATCAGCATTGCTTCAACGCGCTGGTTTGGTATCGAATCGCTGATGTTCTTTCACCTGATTGTGGTTTATCCAGTGGCATTTCTTTTATGGCAAGATAAACCGATATTAAGACGCAGCATCTTGGTCTTTATCACCTTGATGTTTTTGGGCATTTTTTATTGGCCCAATGAACCGATGTTTCCCAGCAGTATTCAGCAAAAGTACTCAACCATGGCCATGGTGTTCATCAACTGTGCCATTTTACTCAGTATTATCGCCAAGCTGTTCTCTAACGATACCTTACGAGCCCATCAAGAATTAGCCAAACAAGCCAGCATTGACCCTCTCACCAATATCCTCAATCGTCGCGAATTAGAACGCCAGTTAGATATTCAACAACAAGAACTCAACAGCATCGCGGTAATGTTATTTGATGTCGATAACTTTAAAGCCATCAACGATCGGTATGGCCACTTAGTGGGCGACGAGGCGCTTAAACATTTAGTGGCCTGCATCAGTAAACAGCTGCCCCCCAATACCCTGTTTGCTCGCTTTGGCGGGGACGAGTTTTGCATTTTATGGCCAAATTGTCAGCGCGATATCGCTCAGCACTTTGCCCAACAACTGGTCGAGCAGGTTGCCGCACACCCGCTGAGTTTGGCGCAGCACTCATTAAACATCAGCGTTAGCATGGGCTTGGCCTTTGAGACCCAAAGAAAAGATTTATCGCGGTTATTGATCGACGCCGATGATGCCATGTATGCTGCCAAACGCTGCGGGCGTAACATGCTAGTAAGTCATTGGTCTAAACCTAATCCACCTACCTCACCGTAA